A window of Numenius arquata chromosome 6, bNumArq3.hap1.1, whole genome shotgun sequence contains these coding sequences:
- the INAFM2 gene encoding putative transmembrane protein INAFM2: MKEKEAGAERGKPATYTGDKKARMAAKTNKKWVRLATVLAYVLSVSLAAIVLAVYYSLIWQPVRGGGSGASSGPGPAAAATPQPRAAPQPGPAAGPAQEPPPTGPEPGLARSDRPDASPQPPGVRGGP, from the coding sequence ATGAAGGAGAAGGAggcgggggcggagcggggcaaGCCCGCCACTTACACCGGGGACAAGAAGGCGCGCATGGCGGCCAAGACCAACAAGAAGTGGGTGCGCCTGGCCACCGTGCTGGCCTACGTCCTCTCCGTCTCGCTGGCCGCCATCGTCCTCGCCGTCTACTACAGCCTCATCTGGCAGCCggtgcgcggcggcggcagcggcgcctcctccggccccggccccgccgccgccgccaccccgcagccccgcgccgcgccgcagccgggccccgcagccgGACCCGCGCAGGAGCCGCCGCCGACGGGCCCCGAGCCCGGCCTCGCCCGGAGCGACCGCCCGGACGCGTCGCCGCAGCCGCCCGGGGTGCGGGGCGGCCCCTGA